One stretch of Thalassovita sp. DNA includes these proteins:
- a CDS encoding TldD/PmbA family protein gives MTQSLAELSQALLKAAKDAGADAADAMAVAGTSVNIDVRNGVLEQAERSEGTDIGLRVFVGQRQANVSASDTRPETMAAMAERAVAMAKEAPEDPHIGLSDPDQLARDWDLAALELYDDTAEPAPAALEEDARRAEASAQAVDGVTQVQSSSAAYGSREVYLAASNGFAGGYQRSDRAVSCVAISGTGTGMERDYDGDMRIFQGDLRSPEDIGETAAKRCVERVGARKPQTGSYPVLFDERISSTLIGHLLAAANGSAIARGSSWLLGAEGTQLLPKGMDLLEDPHRPRTSGSRPFDAEGLPTKPRKIIDDGVLTGWTLDLATARKLGLQSTGNAVRGTSAPPSPSPWNIALTQGDASRDDLLKQMGTGLLVTSMIGSTINPNTGDYSRGASGFWVENGEIQYPVNECTIAGNLRDMLGRIIPANDARLHLSRVVPSLLVEGLTLAGD, from the coding sequence ATGACCCAATCCCTTGCCGAGCTGAGCCAAGCCCTGTTGAAAGCGGCCAAAGATGCGGGCGCCGATGCGGCGGATGCAATGGCGGTGGCGGGCACGTCGGTCAATATTGATGTGCGCAATGGGGTGCTGGAACAGGCAGAACGGTCTGAGGGCACCGATATCGGTTTGCGGGTTTTTGTGGGGCAGCGGCAGGCCAATGTTTCGGCCTCAGACACCCGGCCAGAAACCATGGCGGCCATGGCAGAACGGGCTGTTGCGATGGCCAAAGAGGCGCCCGAGGATCCCCATATCGGCCTGTCGGATCCCGATCAGCTGGCCCGTGACTGGGATCTGGCTGCGCTGGAACTTTATGACGACACCGCCGAGCCCGCCCCCGCCGCCTTGGAGGAAGATGCCCGCCGCGCCGAAGCGTCTGCGCAGGCGGTTGACGGCGTCACACAGGTTCAATCCAGTTCCGCCGCCTATGGTAGCCGTGAGGTCTATCTGGCCGCCAGCAACGGGTTTGCCGGAGGCTATCAGCGCAGCGACCGTGCGGTCAGCTGCGTGGCCATTTCCGGCACCGGCACTGGCATGGAACGGGATTATGACGGCGACATGCGGATTTTTCAGGGCGATCTGCGTAGCCCCGAAGACATTGGCGAAACAGCCGCAAAGCGTTGTGTGGAACGGGTGGGCGCGCGCAAACCGCAGACCGGCAGTTACCCGGTGCTGTTTGATGAACGCATCTCCTCAACCCTGATCGGCCATTTGCTGGCCGCCGCCAACGGCAGCGCCATTGCCCGCGGCTCGTCCTGGTTGCTGGGCGCTGAGGGCACGCAGCTGCTGCCGAAAGGTATGGATCTGCTGGAGGATCCGCATCGTCCACGCACCTCAGGTTCGCGCCCGTTTGACGCCGAAGGGTTGCCGACCAAACCGCGCAAGATCATTGACGACGGTGTGCTGACCGGTTGGACGCTGGATCTGGCAACAGCCCGCAAATTGGGGCTGCAATCCACTGGCAACGCGGTGCGCGGCACCTCGGCCCCACCGTCGCCGAGCCCGTGGAACATTGCCCTGACCCAAGGCGATGCCAGCCGGGACGATCTGCTGAAACAGATGGGTACGGGTCTGTTGGTCACCTCGATGATCGGTTCCACGATCAATCCGAATACCGGTGATTACTCTCGTGGGGCATCAGGGTTCTGGGTGGAAAACGGTGAGATCCAGTATCCGGTGAACGAATGCACCATCGCTGGCAATCTGCGCGACATGTTGGGCCGGATCATCCCGGCCAATGATGCGCGGCTGCATCTCAGCCGGGTTGTGCCATCGCTTCTGGTAGAGGGGCTGACCCTTGCCGGCGACTGA
- a CDS encoding DUF2125 domain-containing protein: protein MKQPLTFCSPVIAALMLGAPVAHADVTPQEVWESWLSQMEPFGYEVSATETQMGNDLEISDLVMNIVIPEEDGSVEVSMPGFTFVDKGDGTVALEMPAIYPIVAKFSGDGEEGQVNINYNTTGLSMVASGEPDAINYAYSAASVEMSVGEIMAEGQTMNLGDISVTMVNANGNSLISGTELMSSDQEFSADQLILNVDVKDPMGSEEGAIINATLNDVTFDSLTAFPMAMDPEDFGKAMAQGLAMDFGLAHNGADIAFDINADGERVSGTQNAASGEFGLAFDAEGFALSQQAFDAAVSMQVPDLPFPVSYELGEASMEISVPLAMADEEQDFKLAVTLADFAVPDMLWSVFDPTEQLPRDPATVSFDVTGTVKILADLFAPEAMMMDEPGELHSVSINDIHVSMVGAELTGAGAFTFDNTDKVSFDGMPRPEGSVELSLTGGNALMDKAVAMGLASEEDVMGARMMMGMFTVPGEGEDSLKSTIEVNAEGHVMANGMRLK, encoded by the coding sequence ATGAAACAACCACTCACTTTTTGCTCGCCGGTGATTGCCGCTTTGATGCTGGGCGCCCCCGTCGCCCACGCCGATGTGACCCCTCAGGAGGTCTGGGAAAGCTGGCTCTCGCAGATGGAGCCGTTCGGTTATGAGGTCAGCGCAACCGAGACCCAGATGGGCAATGATCTGGAAATCTCGGACCTGGTGATGAACATCGTCATTCCGGAAGAAGATGGCTCCGTTGAGGTGTCGATGCCCGGCTTCACCTTTGTGGACAAAGGCGACGGTACCGTGGCGCTGGAAATGCCGGCGATTTACCCGATTGTGGCCAAATTCTCCGGTGACGGCGAAGAGGGTCAAGTCAACATCAACTACAACACCACCGGTCTGAGCATGGTTGCCTCGGGTGAGCCTGACGCGATCAACTACGCGTATTCCGCGGCTTCGGTTGAGATGTCGGTTGGTGAGATCATGGCGGAAGGCCAGACCATGAACCTGGGTGACATCAGCGTGACCATGGTGAATGCCAACGGCAACTCGCTGATTTCCGGCACTGAGCTGATGAGCTCGGATCAGGAGTTCAGCGCCGATCAGCTGATCCTCAACGTTGACGTAAAGGACCCGATGGGCAGCGAAGAAGGCGCCATCATCAACGCGACGCTGAACGATGTGACCTTTGACAGCCTGACGGCCTTCCCAATGGCGATGGACCCGGAAGACTTCGGCAAAGCCATGGCGCAGGGTCTGGCAATGGACTTTGGTCTGGCCCACAACGGCGCAGATATTGCTTTTGACATCAATGCAGATGGCGAACGTGTCTCGGGCACCCAAAACGCTGCAAGCGGGGAATTTGGCCTGGCCTTCGACGCCGAAGGATTCGCGCTGAGCCAGCAGGCCTTTGACGCGGCCGTCAGCATGCAGGTGCCGGATCTGCCGTTCCCGGTGTCTTATGAACTGGGCGAAGCCAGCATGGAAATCAGCGTCCCGCTGGCCATGGCTGACGAAGAGCAGGACTTCAAACTGGCGGTAACGCTGGCTGATTTTGCTGTGCCGGATATGCTGTGGTCGGTTTTTGACCCGACCGAACAGCTGCCGCGCGACCCGGCCACCGTCAGCTTTGACGTGACCGGCACCGTGAAGATCCTGGCCGATCTGTTTGCTCCCGAAGCGATGATGATGGATGAGCCGGGTGAACTGCACTCGGTCTCGATCAACGACATCCACGTCAGCATGGTTGGTGCAGAACTGACCGGCGCCGGTGCCTTTACCTTCGACAACACCGACAAGGTCAGCTTCGACGGTATGCCACGCCCTGAAGGTTCGGTTGAACTGTCGCTGACCGGTGGCAACGCGCTGATGGACAAAGCGGTTGCGATGGGCCTTGCCTCGGAAGAGGACGTGATGGGCGCGCGCATGATGATGGGTATGTTCACCGTGCCGGGTGAAGGCGAAGACAGCCTGAAATCCACCATTGAGGTGAACGCCGAAGGCCACGTGATGGCCAACGGCATGCGCCTGAAATAA
- a CDS encoding SDR family oxidoreductase yields MAEFKNKTVLITGASRGIGEAASRLYAEAGANVVMMARSGDRIAAIAEEIGAMALTGDVASYTDMQGAIAQTVAKFGSLDILINNAGVIEPIGPLADVTPEGWGAVIDINVKGVFNGMHAALPVMAQAGGGTIITISSGAAHNALEGWSAYCTSKAGAAMLTRCADLEYRGKGIRIMGLSPGTVATQMQKDIKASGINAVSQLNWEDHIPADWPARCLMWMCGPAGDDLLGQEVSLRDEDVRKAVGLV; encoded by the coding sequence ATGGCTGAATTCAAGAACAAGACCGTTTTGATCACGGGCGCCTCTCGCGGCATTGGCGAGGCGGCTTCCCGCCTATATGCCGAAGCGGGTGCCAATGTGGTCATGATGGCCCGCAGCGGCGACCGGATTGCCGCCATCGCCGAAGAGATCGGCGCCATGGCGCTGACCGGTGATGTGGCCAGCTACACTGACATGCAGGGCGCTATCGCCCAGACCGTCGCCAAATTCGGCAGCCTCGACATCCTGATCAACAACGCTGGCGTCATTGAACCGATCGGACCACTGGCAGATGTCACCCCCGAAGGCTGGGGCGCGGTGATCGATATCAACGTCAAAGGTGTGTTCAACGGCATGCACGCGGCCCTGCCCGTGATGGCCCAAGCCGGTGGCGGCACCATCATCACCATCTCTTCAGGCGCGGCGCATAACGCCCTGGAAGGCTGGAGCGCCTACTGCACCTCCAAGGCGGGGGCGGCGATGCTGACCCGCTGCGCCGATCTGGAATACCGCGGCAAAGGCATCCGTATCATGGGCTTGTCGCCGGGTACCGTGGCCACCCAGATGCAAAAAGACATCAAAGCCAGCGGCATCAACGCCGTCTCGCAGCTGAACTGGGAAGATCACATTCCCGCCGACTGGCCCGCACGCTGCCTGATGTGGATGTGCGGTCCGGCTGGCGATGATCTGCTGGGTCAGGAAGTCAGCCTGCGCGACGAAGATGTGCGCAAGGCGGTTGGCCTCGTATGA
- a CDS encoding enoyl-CoA hydratase/isomerase family protein, which translates to MIEVIDQDGCRIVTINRPDKANSLTSAMLERLCEIAEGAHEVPVLILTGAGKVFSAGADLDEARAGLATSPLWERLSGAIAALPGLTIAALNGTLAGGANGMALACDLRLAVPTAKFFYPVMKLGYLPQPSDPARMAALIGPARTKLILMGGQKIMAEEALRFGLIDRIIDGDVVAAAREIADDTLNADPDVARAIKAMCSGASGGQ; encoded by the coding sequence ATGATTGAGGTCATCGATCAGGACGGCTGCCGGATCGTCACCATCAACCGCCCTGACAAGGCAAACTCGCTCACCTCCGCGATGCTGGAACGGCTGTGCGAGATTGCCGAGGGCGCGCATGAGGTGCCGGTGCTGATCCTGACGGGGGCCGGCAAAGTGTTCTCCGCCGGTGCGGATCTGGATGAGGCCCGGGCGGGCCTTGCCACCTCCCCTTTGTGGGAACGGCTGTCGGGCGCAATTGCAGCGCTGCCGGGTCTGACAATCGCAGCGCTCAACGGCACTTTGGCGGGGGGTGCCAACGGCATGGCCCTGGCCTGCGACCTGCGTCTGGCGGTTCCGACGGCAAAATTTTTCTATCCGGTGATGAAGCTGGGCTACCTGCCTCAGCCGTCTGACCCGGCGCGTATGGCCGCGCTGATTGGTCCGGCCCGCACCAAACTGATCCTGATGGGTGGGCAGAAAATCATGGCCGAAGAGGCCCTGCGATTCGGGCTGATCGACCGGATCATTGACGGTGACGTCGTGGCCGCAGCACGCGAGATTGCCGACGATACGCTGAATGCAGACCCAGATGTGGCCCGCGCGATCAAAGCCATGTGCAGTGGCGCGTCCGGTGGGCAGTGA
- a CDS encoding HNH endonuclease, which produces MCSPLPDDPPICPLCERPIPPDVPQSRHHLLPKLKGGKGGATVLLHHICHKEIHATLSEAEIARNYATVEALRSHPHLAKFFRWVAKRPPGFISRSTGNRRGR; this is translated from the coding sequence ATGTGTTCCCCGTTGCCCGATGATCCCCCGATTTGTCCGCTATGTGAGCGTCCGATCCCACCGGACGTCCCGCAAAGCCGCCATCATCTGCTGCCCAAGCTGAAGGGCGGCAAGGGCGGGGCAACCGTGCTGCTGCACCACATCTGCCACAAGGAAATCCACGCCACCCTGAGCGAGGCTGAGATTGCCCGCAATTACGCCACGGTTGAAGCGCTGCGCAGCCACCCGCATCTGGCCAAGTTCTTTCGATGGGTGGCAAAACGTCCGCCCGGCTTCATCTCGCGCAGCACAGGAAATCGGCGCGGGCGCTGA
- a CDS encoding mechanosensitive ion channel family protein encodes MNFDISEQPQIVQQAYDLLVQLWVLAEGWLLSPAAWSQFALLLVAWFAARFANKRLQPFLKKWLSPEASTGYLDKARLFLRQFLPLLLPLLAYVFTGIGESVVRSLFDSGAVIAFGKRLFLFIAVRAMVRDIIKDPLFGLLGRYVLLPIAALYALGLLDFATAWLDGAVVPLGNLSFSLLALLRFVIIGGIIFWLGRWSNDQSATLIHKQEAMRPATRQLAVKAAEIGIFGVAFLIFLNIMGIPLTSLAVLTGAIGVGLGFGLQKIASNFISGVILLLEGQATVGDYVELDGGEAGTIVKMTARAAILETYDGRWIVVPNEDFITTRVVNYSDQGSANRYEAPFSVSYDTDINKVPDIIEAAVAELDFVLDDPDGPDCELRGFGDSGVDFAVEFWVNGIDDGRNKYTPKVLFAVWNALKDAGIEIPYPHRVVEIKGGPLS; translated from the coding sequence ATGAATTTTGACATATCCGAACAGCCGCAGATCGTGCAGCAGGCCTATGATCTGTTGGTGCAACTTTGGGTCCTGGCCGAAGGGTGGCTGCTGTCACCCGCCGCATGGTCGCAATTTGCGCTGCTGCTGGTGGCCTGGTTCGCGGCGCGATTTGCCAACAAACGGCTGCAACCCTTCCTGAAAAAATGGCTGAGCCCCGAGGCAAGCACCGGCTATCTGGACAAGGCGCGGCTGTTCCTGCGCCAGTTCCTTCCTCTGTTGCTGCCGCTTCTGGCCTATGTCTTTACCGGGATCGGCGAAAGCGTGGTGCGGTCGCTGTTTGACAGCGGCGCGGTGATCGCCTTTGGCAAACGGCTGTTCCTGTTCATCGCAGTGCGCGCCATGGTGCGCGATATCATCAAAGACCCGCTGTTTGGCCTGTTGGGGCGCTATGTTCTGCTGCCCATTGCAGCGCTTTATGCGCTGGGGCTTTTGGACTTTGCCACCGCCTGGCTGGACGGCGCTGTGGTGCCGCTCGGCAACCTCTCCTTCTCGCTGCTGGCGCTTTTGCGGTTTGTCATCATCGGCGGGATCATCTTCTGGCTGGGCCGCTGGTCAAATGACCAATCCGCCACGCTGATCCACAAACAGGAGGCCATGCGCCCCGCCACCCGGCAACTGGCCGTGAAAGCGGCCGAAATCGGCATCTTCGGCGTCGCCTTCCTGATCTTCCTCAACATCATGGGGATCCCGCTGACCTCCCTCGCGGTGCTGACGGGTGCGATTGGTGTGGGCCTGGGGTTTGGCCTGCAAAAAATCGCGTCGAACTTCATCTCTGGCGTGATCCTGCTATTGGAGGGTCAGGCCACAGTTGGCGACTATGTGGAACTTGATGGCGGCGAAGCGGGCACCATTGTCAAAATGACCGCCCGCGCGGCGATTTTGGAAACCTATGATGGCCGCTGGATCGTGGTGCCGAATGAGGATTTCATCACCACCCGCGTGGTGAACTATTCCGATCAGGGCAGCGCCAACCGCTATGAGGCGCCGTTTTCGGTCAGCTATGACACCGACATCAACAAAGTGCCCGACATCATTGAGGCCGCCGTGGCCGAGCTGGATTTTGTTCTGGATGATCCGGATGGCCCGGATTGTGAGCTGCGCGGTTTTGGCGACAGCGGCGTTGATTTCGCGGTGGAGTTCTGGGTGAACGGCATTGACGATGGCCGCAACAAATACACCCCGAAGGTGCTGTTTGCCGTCTGGAACGCCCTGAAAGACGCCGGGATTGAAATCCCCTATCCGCATCGCGTGGTGGAAATCAAAGGCGGGCCCCTGTCGTGA
- a CDS encoding TIGR03862 family flavoprotein yields the protein MSFALVIGAGPAGLMAAEELGRAGHQVVVAEAKPSVARKFLMAGKSGLNITKDEPFEAFLTHFEEAAEWLRPMLQAFGPEEVKTWADGLGQTVFTGSSGRVFPEVMKASPLLRAWLTRLAEYGVEVRTRWRWTGWDQATRCFHFETPVGAQTLQPAVTVLACGGASWARLGSDGAWADWVPGTRPFQPANMGFEVSWSPHMQPYFGQPLKNILLKAGGQEVHAECVLSARGIEGGGIYAVSRRLRDGAGLYLDLAPDLSEAALRSKLAAVGKKQSAKNRLRKGARLDAAKLALVMEVARPLPADLAPVVKNLPVPLSGPRPIDEAISTAGGIPRDALDDGLMLRDAPGVFAAGEMLDWEAPTGGYLLTACLATGRHAGIAAAAAMTAASKGKTSATQ from the coding sequence GTGAGTTTTGCGCTGGTCATCGGGGCCGGCCCGGCCGGGCTGATGGCGGCCGAGGAGCTGGGCCGCGCCGGTCACCAAGTGGTGGTGGCCGAGGCCAAGCCATCTGTCGCGCGCAAGTTTCTGATGGCGGGGAAATCCGGCCTCAACATCACCAAGGATGAACCGTTTGAGGCGTTCCTGACCCATTTCGAAGAAGCCGCAGAATGGCTGCGCCCTATGCTGCAGGCCTTTGGCCCGGAAGAGGTGAAAACCTGGGCTGATGGGCTGGGTCAAACGGTCTTCACCGGCTCCTCCGGTCGGGTGTTTCCTGAGGTGATGAAAGCCTCCCCGCTGTTGCGGGCCTGGCTGACCCGGTTGGCAGAATACGGGGTGGAGGTTCGCACCCGCTGGCGCTGGACCGGTTGGGATCAAGCAACCCGCTGTTTTCACTTTGAAACCCCAGTGGGCGCCCAGACCTTGCAGCCCGCCGTGACCGTTCTGGCCTGTGGTGGCGCCAGCTGGGCGCGGCTGGGCTCGGACGGGGCATGGGCCGACTGGGTGCCGGGCACCCGACCCTTTCAACCCGCCAACATGGGGTTTGAGGTCAGCTGGAGCCCGCATATGCAGCCCTACTTTGGCCAACCGCTGAAAAACATCTTGCTGAAAGCCGGCGGTCAAGAGGTGCACGCCGAATGTGTGCTGTCCGCCCGCGGGATCGAGGGCGGGGGCATCTATGCCGTGTCGCGCCGCCTGCGCGATGGGGCCGGTCTGTACCTGGATCTGGCGCCAGACCTCAGCGAGGCGGCACTGCGATCGAAACTGGCGGCTGTGGGCAAGAAACAAAGCGCCAAGAACCGGCTGCGCAAAGGGGCACGGCTGGATGCCGCCAAATTGGCCCTGGTGATGGAGGTGGCGCGCCCGCTGCCGGCCGATCTGGCCCCGGTGGTGAAAAACCTGCCCGTGCCGCTCTCCGGCCCACGACCGATAGACGAGGCGATCTCAACCGCCGGAGGCATTCCGCGGGACGCTTTGGACGACGGACTGATGCTGCGCGACGCGCCGGGGGTCTTTGCCGCCGGTGAGATGCTGGATTGGGAAGCCCCGACCGGCGGCTATCTACTGACCGCCTGCCTGGCAACCGGCCGCCATGCGGGAATCGCAGCCGCAGCGGCCATGACAGCCGCATCCAAAGGGAAAACCAGCGCAACACAATAA
- a CDS encoding GFA family protein has translation MTTSPMPRGSCSCQQVSFTLTGPVLFRALCHCSICQRFNAAPYGDVLAIRAGDVAVKGAEHIAYRSHRQPPLLSRGRCARCDGVAIERLNLPLMPKIYLIPAQTFEAAAVLPKASFHIFYDKRQQDHADTLPKSSGYLPSELRFTRALLTSLLKK, from the coding sequence ATGACCACATCCCCGATGCCCCGCGGCAGCTGCAGCTGCCAACAGGTCTCCTTCACACTCACCGGCCCGGTTCTGTTCCGCGCACTCTGCCACTGTTCCATCTGCCAACGCTTCAATGCCGCGCCTTATGGTGACGTGCTGGCCATCCGCGCAGGCGATGTGGCCGTCAAAGGCGCCGAACACATCGCCTACCGCAGCCACCGCCAGCCACCCCTGTTGAGCCGTGGCCGCTGTGCCAGATGTGACGGCGTGGCGATTGAACGGCTGAACCTGCCCCTGATGCCCAAGATCTATCTGATTCCCGCGCAGACCTTTGAGGCCGCTGCCGTTTTGCCCAAGGCCAGCTTTCATATCTTCTATGACAAGCGGCAACAGGACCATGCCGACACCCTGCCGAAATCCAGCGGCTACCTGCCGAGCGAGCTGCGCTTCACCCGCGCCCTGCTTACGTCGCTGTTGAAGAAATGA
- a CDS encoding tyrosine-type recombinase/integrase: MAFKSTKTKLTQSVVNTALRNRDQPMIYRDTEVSGFQLRVSKRSATFYLDYKPVGLRPDGKQHGSKMISIGSAHSHSVAEARAAAAKLKSDVTDGQDPAATRKANKEAKVIEMARATTMEEAAERYAQSMIKGSTRHVTTESGALRNAIKEMKVEATVPSDVTLSDVMRMLDLNKGRACAVHRFGALNRFFDDLLAREVITENPCARVTKRHRPKPPQPRTRFYTAAEMRALWLCEGLSEVQLRLLRAMMLLPLRFSEACDLVASEVETQNGRIVLSEKRTKNGDLFAMPVPAEAMAMLSAPANDGDPRVFALTEQGKPFTSWTSLKNKVRKGSGVEDFNFHDLRRTFMTVLAEQGVGDPTVADALLNHRQSTTRAGVLAAYNHATLWPQKVRMMDAWAALLERAVASGDWGPGDSAVPFRRLGG; this comes from the coding sequence ATGGCATTCAAAAGCACCAAGACCAAATTGACCCAGTCAGTCGTCAACACCGCGCTGCGCAATCGTGATCAACCAATGATCTATCGCGACACTGAAGTGTCAGGGTTTCAGCTGCGCGTATCGAAGCGCAGCGCCACCTTTTACCTCGATTACAAGCCCGTCGGCTTGCGGCCAGACGGCAAGCAGCATGGCAGCAAAATGATCAGCATTGGTTCAGCGCACTCCCACAGTGTCGCTGAGGCACGGGCAGCTGCGGCCAAGCTGAAATCAGACGTCACTGACGGCCAAGACCCAGCCGCAACCCGGAAGGCCAACAAAGAGGCCAAGGTGATCGAAATGGCGCGGGCTACCACGATGGAGGAGGCCGCAGAACGTTACGCCCAATCCATGATCAAAGGGTCGACGCGCCACGTCACCACCGAAAGCGGGGCGCTGCGCAACGCAATCAAAGAAATGAAGGTCGAGGCCACGGTTCCATCTGACGTCACGCTGAGCGACGTCATGAGGATGCTGGACCTAAACAAAGGCCGCGCCTGCGCAGTTCATCGTTTCGGGGCGTTGAATCGTTTCTTCGATGACCTTCTCGCGCGGGAGGTCATCACAGAGAACCCCTGTGCGCGTGTCACCAAGCGTCATAGGCCCAAACCGCCCCAACCACGCACCAGATTCTATACCGCCGCTGAGATGCGCGCTCTGTGGCTCTGTGAGGGTCTCTCTGAGGTGCAGCTCCGGCTCCTTAGGGCCATGATGTTGTTGCCACTGCGTTTCAGCGAAGCCTGCGACCTTGTGGCCAGTGAGGTGGAGACGCAAAACGGGCGCATCGTGCTGTCGGAGAAGAGGACAAAGAACGGCGATCTTTTCGCGATGCCCGTGCCAGCCGAAGCAATGGCCATGTTGAGCGCTCCCGCCAATGACGGTGATCCGCGCGTTTTCGCCCTAACAGAACAGGGTAAGCCGTTCACCAGCTGGACCAGCCTCAAGAACAAGGTGCGGAAAGGATCGGGCGTCGAGGATTTTAACTTCCATGACCTACGCCGAACATTCATGACAGTTCTGGCTGAACAGGGGGTTGGTGATCCGACAGTGGCCGACGCCTTGCTGAACCATCGCCAATCAACCACCCGCGCCGGTGTATTAGCGGCTTACAATCACGCGACACTTTGGCCGCAGAAAGTCCGCATGATGGATGCATGGGCAGCCCTATTGGAGCGCGCAGTCGCATCCGGTGACTGGGGACCCGGCGACTCAGCGGTGCCATTCCGACGCCTAGGTGGCTGA
- a CDS encoding DUF6161 domain-containing protein has protein sequence MSKVPFVIHYRGYPDVSYPTSKAMSQYLAQEEAVWTPVLSTISSDFARKFNFSHSHGLSGWEVLLGVFSALRRELSDAGAFGRLTSSGHQFMAPPPSTSSEGQVILGLHSSDRKAQAIDALLAFINTSRGINTSGNPSILKQIQRGNALLGAAYVAEVLPFHKVSSQKIAGSVRSADLKVESLDEAIQRFLDEADEINKAHRAELSAFRDGESHTAGRVRRILRKREVRREKKFTKWFASSEELLKNHHRTCVLQIEGAALKISKQLTDNQREFDRLKDLYQAQLRLRAPVELWRKRTQDHNKQAFQALLLFFTISFVVVLASLLIPFLFGGYIAQSFYTTNCVGMHPAACQQSFSVKGPLTLSGLLLMMSLFMWMVRLQYRVYLSERHLALDASEKEAFAETYLAMIEGQKVGQDNQAIVLASLFRPTQDGIIKDDANSLDLSAAAILAKQMGK, from the coding sequence ATGAGCAAGGTGCCATTTGTCATACACTACAGGGGCTATCCTGACGTTTCCTACCCAACATCCAAAGCGATGTCACAATACCTTGCGCAGGAAGAGGCCGTTTGGACGCCCGTATTATCGACAATTTCTTCTGACTTCGCACGTAAATTCAATTTTTCTCATTCACACGGCTTGAGCGGTTGGGAGGTGCTCCTCGGTGTCTTTTCCGCTCTACGACGAGAACTTTCGGATGCTGGAGCATTCGGACGCCTGACCTCTTCTGGTCACCAGTTCATGGCCCCTCCACCGAGCACCTCTTCCGAAGGTCAAGTGATTTTAGGGCTGCATTCCAGCGACCGAAAAGCACAAGCGATCGACGCGTTGTTGGCGTTCATAAACACTAGTCGAGGGATCAACACCTCAGGCAACCCAAGCATCTTAAAGCAGATCCAGCGAGGGAATGCCTTATTGGGGGCGGCTTACGTTGCCGAGGTGCTTCCGTTTCACAAAGTGAGCTCTCAGAAGATTGCAGGAAGCGTGCGGTCTGCGGACCTGAAAGTGGAAAGTCTTGACGAAGCTATCCAGAGGTTTCTAGACGAGGCCGACGAGATCAATAAGGCTCACAGAGCGGAATTGAGCGCCTTTCGGGATGGCGAGTCTCACACAGCGGGGAGAGTGCGCAGAATCCTCCGCAAACGCGAAGTTCGACGCGAGAAGAAGTTCACCAAATGGTTCGCTTCCAGCGAGGAGTTGTTGAAAAATCATCACCGCACCTGCGTGTTACAAATCGAAGGTGCGGCCCTAAAAATTTCGAAACAGCTGACGGACAATCAACGTGAGTTCGACAGGCTCAAAGACCTATATCAAGCGCAACTGAGACTGAGGGCGCCCGTTGAGCTTTGGCGCAAGAGAACACAGGATCACAACAAACAAGCGTTTCAAGCCCTACTACTTTTCTTCACCATCTCATTTGTTGTGGTGTTGGCTAGTCTACTGATTCCTTTCCTGTTCGGTGGATACATCGCGCAAAGTTTCTACACGACTAACTGCGTTGGGATGCATCCTGCAGCTTGCCAGCAAAGTTTCTCGGTAAAGGGGCCCCTCACGCTATCGGGCCTCCTACTCATGATGTCATTGTTCATGTGGATGGTTCGCCTGCAGTACCGCGTGTACCTGAGCGAACGCCACTTGGCTCTGGACGCGAGCGAGAAGGAAGCATTTGCCGAAACCTATCTGGCGATGATCGAAGGCCAAAAAGTTGGTCAGGACAACCAAGCAATTGTTCTGGCTTCGCTGTTCCGTCCGACACAGGACGGCATCATCAAGGACGACGCCAACTCTTTGGACCTTTCCGCCGCAGCAATTCTGGCCAAACAAATGGGCAAGTAG
- a CDS encoding terminase small subunit yields MAKTDWVKRQAFAEAYVRCGNASKAARMAGVPQGSAHSMGYKWLRDVGVVEMIRSAMNDELKALGPSAITVLRDLMASDATPASVRLQAARDVLDRTGWTAPKRPEPVEQSQERPLIEMSRYELETLVSGHPGVMLDQPSLDQLVAEQSGQEP; encoded by the coding sequence GCCGAAGCCTACGTGCGCTGTGGGAATGCCTCCAAGGCCGCAAGAATGGCTGGCGTGCCACAAGGGTCTGCCCACAGTATGGGCTACAAATGGCTGCGTGATGTTGGGGTGGTTGAGATGATCCGTTCCGCCATGAATGACGAGCTGAAAGCACTTGGCCCTAGCGCGATCACAGTCTTGCGCGACCTCATGGCCTCAGACGCTACACCTGCTTCCGTCCGCCTCCAAGCGGCGCGTGATGTTCTTGACCGGACAGGGTGGACAGCTCCGAAGCGTCCTGAGCCAGTGGAGCAGTCGCAGGAGCGGCCTTTGATTGAGATGTCACGATATGAGTTGGAGACGCTCGTCTCTGGTCATCCCGGCGTAATGCTGGATCAACCTTCGCTCGATCAGCTTGTTGCCGAACAGTCTGGTCAAGAGCCGTGA